The DNA region GGCGTCGACACCATCGAGACGGGAAACATGATGGCGATGGCCATGGAGATGTCCGAGCAGGGCAAACTCGAGGAGGGCGACCTCGAGTGGGGCGACTACGAGACGATGATCGACATGATCGACCGGATCGGTCACCGCGAGGACGATCTCGCCGACCTGCTCGCGGAGGGTCCGCGTCGGGTCGCCGACCGCAAGGACGCCCACGACAACTCGCTCGCGGTCAAGGGCCAGACCATCGCCGCCTACGACCCACGTTGCATGAAGGGAATGGGCATCGGCTACGCCACCTCGAACCGCGGGGCGTGTCACCTGCGCGGGTACACGCCCGCCGCCGAAATTCTCGGCATTCCCGAGAAGGTCGATCCCTACGAGTGGGAGGGCAAGGGCGAACTGACCGCCGCCTTCCAGGACCTCCACGCCATCTCCGACAGCTTCGACATCTGCAAGTTCAACGCCTTCGCGGAGGGCATCGAGGAGTACGTGGACCAGTACAACGGCATGACCGGCCTCGACGTGAGCGAGGACGAACTCATGGAAGCCGGCGAGCGCATCTACAACCTCGAGCGCTACTACAACAACCTCGCCGGCTTCGACGGCGCGGACGACTCCCTGCCGGCGCGCTTCCTCGAGGACGGCATCCGCGGCCAGGGCGCCAGCGAGGGCGAGTACTGCGAACTCGATGAGATGAAAGAAGAGTACTACGAGCACCGCGGCTGGGTCGACGGCGTCGTCCCCGACGAGAAACTCGACGAACTCGGCATCGACATGGGCCCCGGTACCGGCGTCTCGGCGGGCGACTCGCCGGCTCCGGCTGACGACTGATTGCGAGGCCGACTCGAAGGTCGCGACTCCGATCACGACGTATTTTTTCGAGTCTCGTGGGTAGCGACGGCCACCCGCGTTGCCGCTCGATCGAATCGGGTACCAACGTTCCAGTCGGTACCAGTCTCACGGCAGCCGATTCGTTCCAGCGTGCGAACCGACAAGAGCTAAATATTTCGCGCCGGGGCGATTCCGCACACGGGAACCTTTACAACGACGTTAGTGGTCCGTTCCTCGAGGTTTGATACCCAATGTCAATGAGCGCAGTCGTATACCAGGGACCGCACGGCGTGGCCGTCGAAGAGGTCGACGAGCCACAGATCGAACACGAAAACGACGTCGTCATCGACATCACGACGACGTGCATCTGCGGCTCGGACCTCCACATGTACGAGGGCCGGACCGCGGCCGATCCAGGAATCGTCTTCGGGCACGAAAACATGGGCACCGTAACTGAGGTCGGCGACGCCGTCACGACGCTCGAGGAGGGCGACCGTATCGTGCTGCCGTTCAACGTGGCCTGCGGATTCTGTCGGAACTGCGAGAACGGCTACACCGGCTTCTGCACCAACGTCAATCCGGGCTTCGCCGGCGGCGCGTACGGCTACGTCGCGATGGGACCGTACAAGGGCGGCCAGGCCGAGAAACTCCGCGTCCCCTTCGCCGACTTCAACGCGCTGAAACTGCCGGAGGGGAACGAACACGAGGACGCCTTCGCGCTCCTGGCGGACATCTTCCCGACGGGGTGGCACGGCACCCGCCTCGCGAACCTGCAACCCGGTGAGTCCATCGTGATCTTCGGGGCCGGTCCGGTCGGGCTGATGGCGGCCTACAGCGCCATGATCCAGGGCGCCTCGGAGATTTACGTCGTCGACCGCGTCGAGAGCCGCCTCGAGATGGCCGAGGACCACTGCGACGCCCATCCGATCAACTTCGAGGAGTCCGACCCGGTCGAACAGATCGTCGACCAGCACGGGGACGAGGTTGACAAGGGCGTCGACGCCGTCGGCTACCAGGCGATCGACCCCGAGACGGACGTCACCGACGACGCGTACGACCCCGCCCGCGAGAACCCCGCGGTCGTACTCAACCAGTTGATCCAGACCGTCAGGCCGACGGGCGAAATCGGCGTACCGGGGCTGTACGTCCCCTCCGATCCCGGCGCCCCGGACGAGATGGCCGCACAGGGCCGCCTCGGCATCGACTTCGGGAAACTCTTCGAGAAGGGCCTGCGCTTTGGCACCGGCCAGTGTAACGTCAAGCAGTACAACCGACAGCTCCGAGACATGATCATCGAGGGCCGCGCAGACCCAAGCTGGGTCGTCTCGCATCGAGTCGGCCTCGAGGAAGCCCCCGAGATGTACGAGCGCTTCGACGAGCGAGAGGAGGGCGTAATCAAGGTGTTGCTTGAGCCCTGAGGGGTCGCGCGGAATCCGATTTTTTGCTCGTGACCTCCGTGACGAGCACCGGCCAGTCGACCGAGGTGAGCCTCAGCTGCGAACCCAGGCCATCGGGTGATCATCGCGGAGGTGATCCTGGTACCGTTTGATCAGTTCCGGGTACGACCCTGCAACCGCGTGCCACCCGCAGTGATCGCATCCCCGTTCGACTGTGTCGTTCGCGCTCTGGACGTATCCGCCCCTTCCGCACATGCAGAACGCGGTCCACTGTGTCGACATAGCCTTTGTGTTATTGGCCCTCGCCCGCGCGACAGGTTCACTTCGGTCGGAGAAACTGGTATGGTCGCGAACGGCGTACCCAGATCCATGTGCCAGTACTGTAGCTACACCCTCCACGACGGGTGGACGCAATTGCTCGAGTACGACGACGTCTACCAGGACGCGTTCTCGGACGGCGTGGCCGATCAGTCAACGCACGGTTTCCACGAGTCCTGGGAGGAACTCAGCGACCAGCTCGCGTAACGAGCGCCTCCAGCGGAAACGAATCGGTCGATGCGTCCACCGTCTCGCGGTCGTCGTCGACCAGACAGGTTTCTAGTTCCTCGCGAATCTGCGGTTCGTCCATCTCACGACCGATGAACACCAGTTGGGTCGTCCGGTCGTCGGCCGGTCGCCACGGACCGATGGGACCGGCTTTCACCGACGGACCGGCCTGGCTGACGCCGATCACCTCCTCGCGGTTCGCGACGTGGCAGACGCCCTTGGCTCGAACGATGGCTCCGTCCCACTCCTCGAGCCAGGTCGCGAGTCGCTCCGGGTGGAACGGGGTCTCGGAGCGAAAGACGAAGGAGGAGACGCCGTGTCGTTCGGCGGCGCCGGGTTCAATGTCGTGGTCGGCGTGGTGGTCGTGGCCGGCGTCGTGATCGAGTTTAGCGCCGTTGTCGTGGTCGGCGTCGTGACCGTGGTCGTGCCCACTTCCCTCCCCACGCAGGTGGCGCTTCCACCCCTGGGAACGGCTCGCCGCCTCGAAATCGAACCGACCGGTATCGAGCACGACGTCCGGGTCCACGTCACAGTAGGTCGTTCGGAGCCGCGTCGCTCGCGGTTGGAGCGTCTCGACGACGGCTTCGATTTCCTCGAAGACGTCCTCGGGAACCGCGTCGACCTTGTTGAGCAACAGGACGTCGCAAAACTCGATGCCCTCGACGAGCACGTCGCTCAGCGGTCGATCCGCGTCCGGCTCGAGGTCGTCCGGGAGGCGGGCCCCGGCGTCGAACTCCTTCCAGAAGCCGTACGTGTCGAGGACGGTGACCATTGTGTCCAGCCGAAACAGGTCCGGATCAGCGTCGCTCGCGTCCGTTCCCTCGAGGAACACCTGAGCGATGGGAATCGGCTCGCTGATTCCCGAGGCTTCGACCAGCAGGGCGTCGAACTCGCGGCGTCTCGTCAGTCGCGTCGCTTCCTCGAGCAGGTCTCCCCGCAACCGACAGCAGATACAGCCGTTCGAGAGGTCCACGATGCCGTCGTCCTCGTCGTCACTGGACCGCGCGATGAGATCGGCGTCGACGTTCACCTCCCCCATGTCGTTGACGATCACCGCCACTCGGCGTCCGCCGGGGTTCGACAGCACGCGGTTGATCAGCGTCGTCTTTCCCGCGCCGAGGTAGCCGCTGACGACGGTGACGGGAACTGGCCCTTTGCTCGTCATATGGTATCGAGGACCACGACGAGCGTACTAAACGACCGGGTGGCTCTCGTTGAGAGTCTCGAACGCTGATGCTCCCTCCTTCGAATCGTCGGGGCTGACTCGAGCGGGCGTCGCTCGACGCCGAAGTGCGGACTGAACGAGGATCCGAAGCGAAGACCGACCGAAACACCGAAAGCCGCCGAACAGCTCACTCCAAATCGCTCCTGTGCGCTGCCTCGCCCCGCTCAGTCGTCGTCAGCATATCGGCTCGCTCGTGCCGTAGGCGGCGACGACCACTGCGGCCTGGTACGCCCCAGATTCCTCCTCCGTCGTTTCGACCTGGACAGACGGCTCGTCGAACGCCCAGTTTCGGAGGGCCTGGCCGGCCTCGAGACCGTCGAGGGCGCGCTCGCGAACCGAATCGGGGTCAGTCCCGGTCGTCTCGTAGAACAGGCCCGGACCCTCGCCGCCGTCGGATTCGGCCCACGCGAGGGCGGCGCTCGCCGGTTCGTTATCGGCGGCCGTCGCGTGTCCCTGGACGACGGTCAGCCGATTTCCGACCGGGCCGAGGTCGGGGGCGGTTCCGACCGCCTCGACGCGAGCGGTCGCCGGAATCACGGACGAGACGGTCACGAGGTTGTAGTTCTCGATTCCGGCGTCCGCGAGCGCGCCGTCGTAGGCGGCCATCTTCGTCGGTCCCGCGGCCGATCCCCAGACGACCCGAATAGTGCTCATGAACGGACGTGGGTGGACGACGGCGTAAGGACTTGCGATTTCGGGTCGATTCGAAACGCCACGGAACGCGGTAAAAACGGCCTCGAGTTCCTCAGTCGAAGAAATAGTTCGCCGACGTGACGACTTCCGCGTCGCCGGCCTCAATCTTCTCGAGGGCGGCTTCGAAGTCTGACTGCCCGACGGTCGTCCGGTCGTCGCGGATGGCGAACATCCCGGCTTCGGTCGTGACGGATTCGATTTCCGCGCCCGTGAAGCCAACCGTCTGTTCGGCGAGGACCTCGAAGTCGACGTCGTCGTCGACGTTCATGGTTCGCGTGTGAATCTCGAAGATCTGCTGTCGTCCCTCGCCGTCGGGTTCTGGAACCTCGATGAGGCGATCGAACCGACCTGGACGGAGGATCGCGTCGTCGAGCATGTCGAACCGGTTCGTAGCGGCGATGATGCGAATGTCACCGCGCTCGTCGAACCCGTCCATCTCGCTCAGGAGCTGCATCATCGTTCGCTGGACCTCGGCGTCGCCGGAGGTCTTCGACTCGGTACGCGTAGCGGCGATGGCGTCGATCTCGTCGATGAAGATGACGGCGGGTTCGCGCTCGCGAGCCATCTCGAAGAGGTCCCGAACCAGTCGGGAGCCTTCACCGATGAACTTGCGGACGAGCTCGGAGCCGGCCATCTTGATGAAGGTGGCGTCGGTCTGGGTGGCGACGGCTTTGGCGAGCATCGTCTTCCCCGTGCCCGGCGGCCCGTAGAGCAGGACGCCGGCCGGTGGTTCGATCCCCACGTTCTCGAAGAGTTCGGGCTGGGCGAGCGGTTGCTCGACGGCTTCCCTGACCTCTCGAACCTGGTCGTCGATCCCCCCGATGTCATCGTAGTTGACGTCGGGTTTTTCCGTAATCTCCATCGTCTGTGCGCGGGCGTCCGTCTCCGCCGAGAGGATCCGCTGGATACCGAAGGAATCGTTGACGGCGACGCGGTCTCCGTACTCGAGTTCCTCGGCGAAGTCGGGGCCGATTTCGGTGAGCACCTCCTGGTTGTTCCCGTGTTGCTTGACGATAACCTCGTCGCCCAGGTGGTCTTCGACGGTCGCGAGGTACAGCGACGAACTCTTGAGGACCTCGTTTTCGCGTTTGGTACGGTCGACCTGTTCTTTGAGGCGCGTTCGCCGGTCGCGGGCGGCGTCGAGTTGCTCTGACAGCTGCTCGCTGGCCGCTGTCAGTTGCAGAAAGTGGTCGTGGAGCGCTTCGAGTCGTTCTTCGTCCGGGAGATCGGGGTCGATCTCCCGGCTCGGTGTGTCGGGGAGCGAGGGACTTCGAGACATCCTGACGACCGAGCATAGCTGCCGACGGTACATCTGCCTTTGGGTCGCGGAGAGGACATCGACGCGATTCCGATTCGCCGGCGAAAGCTCACGGCCCGGGCCTGGCATCCGTCGACCGCCGCCCGCGCCATTTAAGCGGCCGGGGTTCCCACCCCTCGATATGGCCACGGGTCTGCTCACAGACGAAACGGCCGATCAGATCGTCACCACCTGTCGAACCGCCGTCGGCGACAGCCTCCGGTCGGTGACATACTTCACTCGGGACGACTTCGAACAGCTGTACCTCCGCGACGACCTCGAGCGCGACGCCGACCTCACGAGCTTCATCGGTCACGAATGGCGCGGCTTCAAGACCGCTCAGACCGCCTACGAGGGCTCAGAGCTGGGCGACTACGAGTACACCATCCGCGTGTTCGAAAACGGCTTTCTCATCCGCGTGACGACCGATCGGGAGGGCGTCTTCGCGACGACCGACGGGCTGACGGTCAAGGACTTCGAAGAAGTCGCGATCGGTCTCGAGTCGTTCCTGGGTGAGCGCAACCGCGAGTAAGCGTCGTCAACACGCTTCCGTCCGCTCGTCGTCGTCGCTGGACTCGCCCGGTCCGTCGGGGGAGCCGATCGGTAATCCCGAGCCGAGTTCCCCGTCGGTACCGAGCAGTCGAGCGAACCGTCGTTTCTCCGCAGCGTACTTATCGAGTGCCATGCTTCCGACGAACGGTCGACCCACGTGTAGTTATGCACGACATTAACGCTGTTTCCCACCGTTGTTCACGGCGAAACGGACGGAAACCGATCGAACGCCAGTGAAATGGTAACCGAAGTGACGGGACAGTTCCACTCGGCCCTGACATTGCAGGCTCGCATCCCGCTACTGGCGTAACACCCATTTCCGTACCAACCCTTCGCCCACGTATGACGGAGTTACCGACCCCTGTTTCCGCCGCACTCGGGGAGCACGAGGCGTTCAAGCTGGTCGACGACGCGACGTACGCGCTCGAGACCACCGTCTTCGAGACGCGCGTGACCGCGACCGCCGCCGAGGGGCGGCGAGACGGCTCGTTTACCGTCGTCGTCCGATTGCCGACGCTCGATGCGGCGACCGCCGACCGCGTCGCCCCGGTCGTCGAAGACGGCTGGTTCGAGACGTTCGAGCGTCGACTCGCGGACGTGTTCACGGTCGCCGAAACGGGCACACACGACGCGCCGCGCATCGGTCGCGACGACGGAGTCGTGACGGTCTCCCTCGAGTACGTCGCCTGGGACGCCAGGGAGGGAGTCGAGGACGCCAAGGCACTGATCGAGTACGTCGAGGGAACCTACGCACAGGGCATCATTCCGGGGTACGAGTACGAGGGGCCCGCGGCGACGCTGGTCGAGAACGCCCAGACCGCGGGAGAGCGGGCTGCAGAAGGCGCTGCTGGCGACCACGGCGACGAGTACGACAGCCCGTTTTAATCACGCTTACTCGCCTCGGCTCACGATGAACGGATGCGCCACGTTAGTGATAGTGGCTCGAGGCATGCTGTGTTCTCTAGATGATACGAACTCGAGCGATAGATTCCTCCGGCGCGTTTGATCCGGTCCATTCGAGCGACGGACCTGCCGCGCAGTACGCAATCTCGCAAACGTCGTTTCAGTCCATCGCGATGTAGGTCTTCGTATCCGAAACCCCATCGAGACTCTGTATATCGCCCGAAGCCGCCTTCAGGACGCCGTACACCTCGTCGGCGTCGACCTCCGCGATGATGTCGTAATTGCCGGCGACGATGTGGGCGTCCGAAACGCTCTCGAGGTCGCGGATGCCCGCCAGGAGTCCTTCGGATTTGCCGGCAGCGGTCTTCACCATGATGAACGCGTGAACCATTACTTCTGTGTGGTACTCCTTGGCACGACTAAAGTGTTTGCCCGGCCACGGACGCCGACGTCTCGAGAGCCCGTCGAAACTTTCGTATCAAAAGTCCCGCGGTGAGTGCAAGGAGAGGTCGAAGCAGTAACTGGCAAAAACCTGGAGCCCGAAGTGAGTGTATGGCACGAACCATCACGGTAACTGGCATGAGCTGTGGCGGCTGCGAGGACACGGTCGAATCGGCGCTCGAGGACGTCGACGGCGTGGTCGAGGCGTCGGCGGACAACGAATCGGACGCCGTCACCGTCGAGGGTGACGCCAACGTCGACGCGCTCGTCGAGGCGATCCAGAACGCCGGCTACGACGCCTCCGCCTGAATTCGGCCCACTCGCGAACGCCCGCTCGTTCTACACGTTTTACCGGTCGATCGGATCGTCGATCCAGTTGTAACACCGGAAGTGCTCCGGCCGCTTTTCGCTTGTGAGCATCTCGAGGGGGATGAATCCCTCGCCGCCGCGAGCCCCCGCCTCGCGCTCGTCGGGGTCGTCGGAGAAGGTCATGAGCTTCGCCTTCACCGAAAACGTGACCTCGAGCGTGCCCGTGTGGTTTTCGTCGGGGTCGAACCGCATCGAGACGTCGCCGGTGCCGACGCCGAAGATGGCCCGGTCAGTCGGCGTCGAGACGCCCACGTCGTGACTGGCGAGGCCGCTCGAGAGGTCCTCGAGCCACACGCGCATCGACTCCCGGTCGAGCGGTTGCTCGAGGTCGAACCCGCCGTCCTCGTCCATCGACCCGGACTCGAACTCGAAGTCGGGGTAGGCGAGTTTCTCGTCGGGGAGGACGTGCGAGCTCGTTTCCGGGTCCGGAGGGGTTTCGGGGACGCCCAGTTCGTCGCTGATCGCCGACCGGACGGTCGCTTCGGCATCCGACGGGTCAACCGGTGTCGATTTCGCGTCTTTCGCGTCGCTTGTGCCGTCCCCGTCACCCGCGTCACCCACTGCTTCCGTCTCGTCGGCCGCTTCCGCCGGCGGTTCCCCGTCCATGCTATCGTCGGTATCTCGAGTCGTAGCTCATAATCCTGCTGGTCGTTCTCGAGCGACGTGTTCGACGACGTGGTACATTGGATCCGTCGTGGGTCACTCCGACCCGTCGTCATCGCGCCTATCCGCGCCCGCACAACCGTGAACCGGGGTAACATTATTCACGGCTGCCGGCGTAGCCCACTCCATGCGGTTCGTCATCATCGGCGCCGGTCGGGTCGGCCTCCGCACTGCGCGCGTATTACGTGAGGAGGGCCACGAGGTAACGCTGGTCGAGTACGACGAGGCGAAGGTCCGCCGGGCACGCGGCCAGGACTTCGAGGTCGTCCAGGGCGACGGCTCCCGCGAGGAGAACCTCGAGGAAGCGGGCGTCCACCGGGCCGACGCCCTCGGCGCACTGACGGGCGACCTGAACGTCAACTTCGCGGCGTGCATGATCGCCAAACACCACGGCTGTCGGACGATCATGCGCATCGACGAGGACTACCGCGAGGAGATCTACCGCAAGTACGCCGACGAAGTCGACGACGTGATTTACCCCGAACGGCTGGGTGCGATGGGCGCAAAGAACGCCCTGCTGGGCGGGACGATCCGGGCCATCGCGGACATCGCCCAGCACCTCCAGGTCGTCGAGTTGACGATCACCAACGAGGCCCCGGTTCGGGGGTACACGATCAGCGAACTCCAGTTGCCGGCCAACGCGACCCTGCTCGCGTTCGGCAAGTCGGGCCACCAGCTCGCGATTCCGACCGAGGACGAGTCGCTCGAGACCGGCGACCGCCTGGTCGTCCTGGCGGATTTCGACGTGTTGAGCGACGTCAGGCAGATTCTCGTGGGCGAGTCACCGGACCGGGCGGTGTCGGCCGATGGCGGAATTGTCGACCAGAATCCAGGTGCAGCGAACGGCGGCGAACACGACGGAGGCAACTAGTATGGTCACTGCGTTCATCATGATCAAGGCGAATACGGGCGAGGCGGATCGACTCAGAGACAGCGTCGAAGCGATCGAGGGCGTCGAATCGGCGCACATCGTCGCGGGCGACGTCGACATCATCGCGAAGGCGCGCGTCGAGACGCCCGCTGCAGTGAAGGAAATCTCCGCGACGCGCATTCAGGGCATTCAGGGCGTCGAGGACACCCAAACGTACATCGCGATGGACTGATCGGTAGTCTCGAGTCGCCAGGGGATCGGTTCGACCTCGGTGATTTATACTGTTTTGTCGCGTGAAACCCGTATGCAGGAGTTCGACTTTCTTGTCGTTGGATCGGGTTCGGGCCTCGACGTGGCGAACGCGGCCGTCAACCAGGGACAGTCCGTTGCCGTGGTCGAAAAGGGGCGTCTTGGCGGGACGTGTCTCAATCGTGGCTGCATCCCCTCGAAGATGTTGCTCTATCACGCCGACGTCCTCGAG from Natronosalvus rutilus includes:
- a CDS encoding glutathione-independent formaldehyde dehydrogenase; translated protein: MSAVVYQGPHGVAVEEVDEPQIEHENDVVIDITTTCICGSDLHMYEGRTAADPGIVFGHENMGTVTEVGDAVTTLEEGDRIVLPFNVACGFCRNCENGYTGFCTNVNPGFAGGAYGYVAMGPYKGGQAEKLRVPFADFNALKLPEGNEHEDAFALLADIFPTGWHGTRLANLQPGESIVIFGAGPVGLMAAYSAMIQGASEIYVVDRVESRLEMAEDHCDAHPINFEESDPVEQIVDQHGDEVDKGVDAVGYQAIDPETDVTDDAYDPARENPAVVLNQLIQTVRPTGEIGVPGLYVPSDPGAPDEMAAQGRLGIDFGKLFEKGLRFGTGQCNVKQYNRQLRDMIIEGRADPSWVVSHRVGLEEAPEMYERFDEREEGVIKVLLEP
- a CDS encoding DUF1059 domain-containing protein, producing the protein MCGRGGYVQSANDTVERGCDHCGWHAVAGSYPELIKRYQDHLRDDHPMAWVRS
- a CDS encoding CobW family GTP-binding protein, with the translated sequence MTSKGPVPVTVVSGYLGAGKTTLINRVLSNPGGRRVAVIVNDMGEVNVDADLIARSSDDEDDGIVDLSNGCICCRLRGDLLEEATRLTRRREFDALLVEASGISEPIPIAQVFLEGTDASDADPDLFRLDTMVTVLDTYGFWKEFDAGARLPDDLEPDADRPLSDVLVEGIEFCDVLLLNKVDAVPEDVFEEIEAVVETLQPRATRLRTTYCDVDPDVVLDTGRFDFEAASRSQGWKRHLRGEGSGHDHGHDADHDNGAKLDHDAGHDHHADHDIEPGAAERHGVSSFVFRSETPFHPERLATWLEEWDGAIVRAKGVCHVANREEVIGVSQAGPSVKAGPIGPWRPADDRTTQLVFIGREMDEPQIREELETCLVDDDRETVDASTDSFPLEALVTRAGR
- a CDS encoding pyruvoyl-dependent arginine decarboxylase, which encodes MSTIRVVWGSAAGPTKMAAYDGALADAGIENYNLVTVSSVIPATARVEAVGTAPDLGPVGNRLTVVQGHATAADNEPASAALAWAESDGGEGPGLFYETTGTDPDSVRERALDGLEAGQALRNWAFDEPSVQVETTEEESGAYQAAVVVAAYGTSEPIC
- the pan2 gene encoding proteasome-activating nucleotidase Pan2, whose translation is MSRSPSLPDTPSREIDPDLPDEERLEALHDHFLQLTAASEQLSEQLDAARDRRTRLKEQVDRTKRENEVLKSSSLYLATVEDHLGDEVIVKQHGNNQEVLTEIGPDFAEELEYGDRVAVNDSFGIQRILSAETDARAQTMEITEKPDVNYDDIGGIDDQVREVREAVEQPLAQPELFENVGIEPPAGVLLYGPPGTGKTMLAKAVATQTDATFIKMAGSELVRKFIGEGSRLVRDLFEMAREREPAVIFIDEIDAIAATRTESKTSGDAEVQRTMMQLLSEMDGFDERGDIRIIAATNRFDMLDDAILRPGRFDRLIEVPEPDGEGRQQIFEIHTRTMNVDDDVDFEVLAEQTVGFTGAEIESVTTEAGMFAIRDDRTTVGQSDFEAALEKIEAGDAEVVTSANYFFD
- a CDS encoding DUF7522 family protein is translated as MATGLLTDETADQIVTTCRTAVGDSLRSVTYFTRDDFEQLYLRDDLERDADLTSFIGHEWRGFKTAQTAYEGSELGDYEYTIRVFENGFLIRVTTDREGVFATTDGLTVKDFEEVAIGLESFLGERNRE
- a CDS encoding DUF5813 family protein; its protein translation is MTELPTPVSAALGEHEAFKLVDDATYALETTVFETRVTATAAEGRRDGSFTVVVRLPTLDAATADRVAPVVEDGWFETFERRLADVFTVAETGTHDAPRIGRDDGVVTVSLEYVAWDAREGVEDAKALIEYVEGTYAQGIIPGYEYEGPAATLVENAQTAGERAAEGAAGDHGDEYDSPF
- a CDS encoding Lrp/AsnC ligand binding domain-containing protein — encoded protein: MVHAFIMVKTAAGKSEGLLAGIRDLESVSDAHIVAGNYDIIAEVDADEVYGVLKAASGDIQSLDGVSDTKTYIAMD
- a CDS encoding heavy-metal-associated domain-containing protein gives rise to the protein MARTITVTGMSCGGCEDTVESALEDVDGVVEASADNESDAVTVEGDANVDALVEAIQNAGYDASA
- a CDS encoding potassium channel family protein, giving the protein MRFVIIGAGRVGLRTARVLREEGHEVTLVEYDEAKVRRARGQDFEVVQGDGSREENLEEAGVHRADALGALTGDLNVNFAACMIAKHHGCRTIMRIDEDYREEIYRKYADEVDDVIYPERLGAMGAKNALLGGTIRAIADIAQHLQVVELTITNEAPVRGYTISELQLPANATLLAFGKSGHQLAIPTEDESLETGDRLVVLADFDVLSDVRQILVGESPDRAVSADGGIVDQNPGAANGGEHDGGN
- a CDS encoding Lrp/AsnC family transcriptional regulator, with amino-acid sequence MVTAFIMIKANTGEADRLRDSVEAIEGVESAHIVAGDVDIIAKARVETPAAVKEISATRIQGIQGVEDTQTYIAMD